One window of Suricata suricatta isolate VVHF042 chromosome 6, meerkat_22Aug2017_6uvM2_HiC, whole genome shotgun sequence genomic DNA carries:
- the TLX3 gene encoding T-cell leukemia homeobox protein 3 translates to MTQSLSGPRTLGKVSVQREAPGAPWPRRNRDPAASPPSPAQPFRPPRMEAPASAQTPHPHEPISFGIDQILNSPDQDSAPAPRGPDGASYLGGPPGGRPGATYPSLPASFAGLGAPFEDPGSYSVNLSLAPAGVIRVPAHRPLPGAVPPPLPSALPAMPSVPTVSSLGGLNFPWMESSRRFVKDRFTAAAALTPFTVTRRIGHPYQNRTPPKRKKPRTSFSRVQICELEKRFHRQKYLASAERAALAKSLKMTDAQVKTWFQNRRTKWRRQTAEEREAERQQASRLMLQLQHDAFQKSLNDSIQPDPLCLHNSSLFALQNLQPWEEDSSKVPAVTSLV, encoded by the exons ATGACACAGAGCCTGTCGGGCCCGCGCACTCTTGGCAAAGTTTCAGTGCAACGAGAGGCGCCGGGCGCTCCATGGCCGCGCCGTAACAGGGACCCAGCCGCCTccccgcccagcccagcccagcccttccGCCCGCCCAGGATGGAGGCGCCCGCCAGCGCGCAGACCCCGCACCCGCATGAGCCCATCAGCTTCGGCATCGACCAGATCCTCAACAGCCCGGACCAGGACAGCGCACCGGCCCCGCGGGGCCCCGACGGCGCCAGCTACCTGGGAGGGCCCCCCGGGGGCCGTCCGGGCGCCACATACCCGTCTCTGCCCGCCTCCTTTGCTGGCCTTGGCGCACCCTTCGAAGACCCGGGATCTTACAGTGTCAACCTGAGCCTGGCGCCCGCCGGAGTGATCCGAGTGCCAGCGCACAGGCCGCTGCCCGGGGCCGTGCCACCGCCTCTGCCTAGCGCGCTGCCCGCCATGCCCTCCGTGCCCACGGTCTCCAGCCTGGGCGGCCTCAATTTCCCGTGGATGGAGAGCAGCCGCCGCTTCGTGAAAGACCGCTTCACAG CGGCGGCGGCGCTCACGCCCTTCACCGTGACCCGGCGCATCGGCCACCCCTACCAGAACAGGACACCGCCCAAGCGTAAGAAGCCGCGCACGTCCTTTTCTCGGGTGCAGATCTGCGAGCTGGAAAAGCGCTTCCATCGCCAGAAGTACCTGGCCTCGGCCGAGAGGGCGGCGCTCGCCAAGTCCCTCAAAATGACGGACGCGCAGGTCAAGACCTGGTTCCAAAACCGGAGGACCAAGTGGCG GCGGCAGACGGCGGAGGAGCGGGAGGCGGAGCGGCAGCAGGCGAGCCGGCTCATGCTGCAGCTGCAACACGACGCCTTCCAAAAGAGCCTCAACGACTCCATCCAGCCCGATCCTCTCTGTCTGCACAACTCGTCGCTGTTTGCTCTGCAGAATCTGCAGCCCTGGGAGGAGGACAGCTCCAAGGTCCCCGCCGTCACCTCTCTGGTGTGA